One genomic region from Sylvia atricapilla isolate bSylAtr1 chromosome 16, bSylAtr1.pri, whole genome shotgun sequence encodes:
- the PPDPF gene encoding pancreatic progenitor cell differentiation and proliferation factor has product MASIPSSGSLMATHNYRRRRLSSTSSTSSCSSEYSGEVIPHGPDLPKSDPGQWWASFFFGKTTHPAMTTVSESQESLGALRVATGPMACGLVAAPGAGRRRHASESSAGPSV; this is encoded by the exons ATGGCATCCATCCCATCCAGCGGCTCGCTCATGGCCACACACAACTATCGCAGAA GGCGCCTGAGCTCCAcatccagcaccagctcctgcagctcagagtACTCCGGGGAGGTCATCCCCCATGGCCCAG ATCTGCCCAAGTCTGACCCCGGCCAGTGGTGGGCCAGCTTCTTCTTTGGGAAGACGACTCACCCAGCCATGACAACGGTGTCAGAGTCCCAGGAGAG CTTGGGAGCCCTGCGGGTGGCCACAGGACCGATGGCCTGCGGGCTGGTGGCCGCCCCGGGCGCAGGACGGAGGCGCCACGCCAGCGAGTCCAGCGCGGGGCCGTCGGTGTGA